The genomic segment GAATTTCTGCACCAGGACCATTCGACTAAACgggctgcatttgatggTGTAGTAATTCAATATTTCAAAATCGGCGGGGAAGAACTCCGTTTCAGCAAAGTTGTAGATTTCCTCCCAAGGGCCTTGTCCCCAACGCTGATAGTAGACCCATACACGCTGATTCTCATCCAAATGTCGTGAGAGGTTTCTGTACTCTAGTTTCAGTTCCTGGGATGGTAAGCCGGGAGATGGCGTAGATGCGACGAGAGGGAGCGGACGGCATGGTCCTTGGATGCCACAGCCAACGTCAACTAGATATTTCATTCCGTCAATCGTCACTATGTTTGCCATGTGGCTTCTTATTTCGGGCACGTTAGTTTCCCACAGTCACGGAATGTCTTGAAACGGATAATATATATGGATACATCAGCGGGAATACATACATGGGTCGATACTGGGGTGGCTCTGCACGCGAATTCCAAAACCGACAAACCACAGCAAATGAGTGGAAGCCCAAAGCCCGAAGAACGGCACCCATCAGCGTATTAAGTTCGTGACAGTAGCCGCCTCGATTTCTGACGACAATCTTGTCATATATGTCCGCAACTTCAAGAGAAACA from the Pochonia chlamydosporia 170 chromosome 6, whole genome shotgun sequence genome contains:
- a CDS encoding arylamine n-acetyltransferase 1 (similar to Colletotrichum gloeosporioides Nara gc5 XP_007287281.1), whose amino-acid sequence is MAISKPLLHSFFERIKYPQSQHPKDKLQFLSELQKFFIANIPFETLALHYSVDKNVSLEVADIYDKIVVRNRGGYCHELNTLMGAVLRALGFHSFAVVCRFWNSRAEPPQYRPISHMANIVTIDGMKYLVDVGCGIQGPCRPLPLVASTPSPGLPSQELKLEYRNLSRHLDENQRVWVYYQRWGQGPWEEIYNFAETEFFPADFEILNYYTIKCSPFSRMVLVQKFLKDDETDGLYGTLVLLDDKLNQKTEAGEVLVATLNSEEDRVAAFSEYFSIQLTMEERNAITTPIHHVAK